The following DNA comes from Camelina sativa cultivar DH55 chromosome 14, Cs, whole genome shotgun sequence.
ATCTATAGTGAGACTTTTTGTCCGAGAACTTTTTCTCGCCAGCACAAATCTCCTTGCTTGATTCTGTATCTgctttaacaaacaaacaacaaacatctAATTCATATTTCTCACAGAGCAAAGACATACCCATCTCAAGGCAAAGACTTttcaataataaaccaacactAGTTAGTGGTCTAGCAAGTTTGTAACTTGGTTTCGCAACTAAAATGTACCTTGAAAGTAAGAATCTTTGGCTGAAACATATACTTAAGAGGACTGTCGGAAAATGACATTACTCGGAACTATATAGACTTAGAAGCATCAAGCACACAATTCAAAGTACTCGAGTCCTAAGATTCGAATCAAAAGATGCAAATCAGTTCTGCTGCCAGTTCAAAAGCCAACACCCACTGTCAAAATAAGATCAGACTATCTTTCTCAAAGGTTCCAACTTCAGACTCTATAGGAtccaatcaaaattttcaaactcGATCAATGATCAGAATTGATGGAAAATAGAGTATTATACCTCCCCAAAACAAGGGTttagagtcttcttcttcctcatcaaacTCATCACCATAACCGATTTCAGCATCACCTCTATAACCAGGTTCGCTGCCGTAACCGGATTCGTTACCCATTGATTCAACGACCCCAATCCCAAACCCTAATCCAAatcctccttctttttctccaaaatctCGATCTCTCCGTGAATTACGCGCCGCCTCACTCACATCGGAGAACCAATTCGCTTCACAGAACAACTCACCACTAGAATCAGTAGTACCACCAACAGCGAATTGAAATTCAGAGCAAGTGGTCACTTGAGCATTGACAGAGCAGCACCGAAGAGTCCCGCTCCGATCACTACTTCGACCAGAAACCGATCTCGACCCACGACGACGCCGTTTCCTCTCCACAGGCCTGAAACCTCCTCTCGTGTAACTCGATTTCACTCCACTGTCCTCGTCCGCTATCGAGAGACGGCTAAAAGCTTCGATGGAGAAAGCGGTGGATCGGTCGGAGAGACAAGGGCGTTTGGGAGTGGAGTGAGTGTCGTCTGGCGGCTCTGTTGATGAATCCAGGGTTTTGGAAACAGCGGTGGTTTGAAACGGCCGCCATGGGAGAAGATGTAAGGTGCAAGACTCGACGGAGCTTTGTGACAGTTCCAGATGTTTTGGAGACATATAAAGctttaagaacttttttttctgaTCAACGGAGAGATAACAGTATTACTAACCGCCAAAATCCTGATCGTGTGAAAAAAGATCGGATCTTTCAAACGCTTAAAACTTAAAGCTGTAAGAttttgtaagagagagagagatgatagTGAATGTTAAAGTTGCTCCCTTTGTTTTTGGATTgaattgtttcttttcttttcaacaaCGTCACTGCACGTGACGCACGTGACCCGCTCTGTTCACTGGTTGTATCAGTAGTATTAAAACCTATCCGCCACCTCTGAAACCCTAATTCCCAAATTTAGGAGGCTGCGATCTCAAAATCGACCAAAAGGTGAAATATCTCCACCCCTTCTCTGCTTCGGATTTTCTCACTTAGGTTTTGTGTCTTGTCcgaatcttgtcttgaagttgtgtgttttgatttggtATAGGAAGAATGAGCAGCCGTTCGAGTAGAACTGTGTATGTCGGAAACCTTCCTGGAGATATCCGCGAGAGAGAGGTTGAAGATTTGTTCAGTAAGGTAAAGTTTCGGTCTTTACGTTATGaacctttgttttttcttctcacaCCCAACTTTTGTGGAGGAAGTCTCCGTAACATTTGCTCTTCCATTGTTGTTGCAGTATGGACCAGTTGTTCAAATTGATTTGAAGGTCCCGCCAAGGCCTCCTGGCTATGCCTTCGTTGAGGTCAGCTTACCTACCAATTCAGCAACCTTTATTCCTACAATAACatgttttactttttctttgagATGATTCGATTATTGATGCTTGAATCTGCTTCTACAACCTGTCTAGTTTGATGATGCTCGGGATGCTGAAGATGCTATTCATGGTCGGGATGGCTATGACTTTGATGGCCATCGCTTACGGGTTAGTTATCTATCATATTGAAGAAATTGTTTACCTTTGAGGAATGTCAGATTGGTTTTCAATCTAACTTAAATTAATGTTGGCTTTTTTTAGGTGGAACTAGCTCATGGTGGGAGGCGTTCAACAGATGATTCTCGGGGTAGTTTCAATGATGGTGGCCGTGGTGGTGGTCGTGGCCGCGGTGATGGCCGTGGCGATGGTGGTAGTCGTGGGCCATCTAGGAGATCAGAGTTTCGTGGTAAGTACTAAGTAGTCATTTAACTTGCATTATTTTTTGTCCACACTTGTTGAAATAATCtctaatttggttttgtttccaCAATATAGTTCTGGTGACAGGCTTGCCTTCATCTGCTTCTTGGCAAGATCTCAAGGTGAGTACACACTGGTAGATAAACTTCTTATTTTCCCTAATATCTTTAAAGGTTTCTGAATTCCAACACGAATCACTTTTCCTGTAGGATCACATGCGCAAAGGAGGTGATGTTTGTTTCTCACAAGTGTACCGTGATGGTAGAGGTAAGTGTGCTCATCTGATCTTGTGACTCTAAATCGAGTTGAAAGATTTAAATCTTGGACAATCTTATTTTGTAGGTACAACTGGAGTTGTGGATTACACCTGCTATGAGGACATGAAGTATGCGGTGAGATATTTAACCTGTGTCTGTTCGGTGGTTGAGAATTTGTTATAGTTATCCTATATTACTAATGAGTTCCTACCCTTCAATTTCCCCAGGTGAAAAAGCTCGATGACACTGAGTTTCGAAACGCGTTTTCTCATGGATATGTTCGGGTTCGTTGAAGCTGTGTTTCTTGTGAAATTTGTGATCTTTTCATTTTTGCGGTTTAAATTCAGTTTTCCCTATCTATTTAGGTTAGAGAATATGATTCGAGGAAGGATTCTAGGAGCCCTAGCCGGGGAAGATCATATTCTAGGAGTCGGAGTCGTAGTCGTAGTCGCAGCCGTGGGCGGAGCTTGAGCCGAAGCAGGAGTAGGAGCAGGAGTCCAAAGGCAAAGTCTTCACGTAGGTCGCCTGGAAAATCTACCTCAAGATCTCCTGGCCCCCGCTCAAAGTCAAGGTCACTGTCTCCAAGAAGGTAatgattttatactttttttcaaAATGCATCAGGTAGCATTTCTTAGTCAGTAGATTTTTCTGTGAAGTTAAGAAAAATCTGATTTGAAAAGTCATTGTTGATGACTCCAAAGTTCTTGTTGATTGAGCATATGATGTTTTGAGACGGTAGCCATTATTGAGCTTTGCGAGATTAACGTTGCATTTTTAGTCTGCTCTTTGCTTTCCTGAGTAGAAAATGGTTTTGTTTCATAGATATGGATTTACATACAATCGATTAGAAAATGGAAACTAATAACATCTGGATGGAAATTCTTGGTTGTTCACAAGTATTTCGACTCAGAGGTATGGGAAACTTTGGATTAGAGGCTTTGCTCTATTTGGCTTTCTTATGTAGTATTCACTAATTTCCGTTGCTGCTAGATGGATCACAGTATTTCCGTCCATGGCACACTTTGCTACAAAATTGTTTTGCCACATGGTTTTGAAAAATCTCCTTTGTTTTACCTAAGTAGCAGTGTCGATTGGTTTAAGTTACGTCTTTCTTTGTTGCAAATTCTTGATCTCTGTAAGATAAAAGAGGCATCAAGGACCTTGGTGAACGTTACCAAACAGAATGATATGTTTGGATTATTGAATCTTGGTTTGTTTGCTTGGACTTTTGCAGATCTCGTTCAAGATCAAGATCTCCCCTACCTCCTGTGAGTAACAAGATCCAAATCGTGACCCTCTTTAATGATGACATTATGTTTGGTTTTACATTGTTTGTAATCTTAATAATAGCTTTCTGTATCGCAGGTTCAGAAGGAAGCAAGCAAAAGCCCCAGCAAGCCAAGCCCTGCCAAGAGCCCTATCAACAACACTAGGAGTCCATCGAGGTACATATTCTCTCTTAGAAATGAACATTGCTAATCTAGTTTTGATGTCTAGTGCGTAAATCTAAACCTGAGCTCTTGTTTGCAGGTAATATATGAGATAATCAggtgaagaaacagagaagagaagcaTCTTCTTGCTTGGGggaaaaaattatgtttttctttttgaagtgGATCATATCTTAACGCTTATTAGTGAGTGACTGAAGAAAGATGAGACAAGTTTTGGAAATGCTGTTTCGTAATTGCCATTATACATATTCAGGATCCATTACTTTGGGGAATGATGTTTTTATTGAAGATATcctctatttttcttcttctgatttatCGTTATATAATTAGCAACGACGTCTTGTTTAATTAGACCCAATCCGGGGCCGGTAAGATTCTAGTAACTTGTGGTTCCAAACAAAAGAGACCAAAacgaaggaaacaaacaaaagctttAAAGCCACACACATCATGTCTGCAACGTATCTTCTTTTTATTGGACTTTTTGCACTTCACTTCTTCATCAAACCTGTCAAACGGACTGGACTCACTGTAGACACAGAGTCCAGACAGTGAAATTTCGTGTTCCAACTAAATTTCTCTACTCTAAAAAGATATACATCACATGTGTTCACCGTTCATTATTGTACTTGCTAAAAGTTTTTGCTCTGTTTGGTGACGataccagagagagagagagatgaatctGTTGAACAATAGTCTCATGGTCCTTCCTCTGTTGGCTTTGGGTTTTACCGCAGTCTCGTCCCTCCAATACAGCAGAAATGACTTCCCACCAGACTTTGTCTTTGGGTCTGGCACATCAGCTTATCAGGTTCTTTATACCTTTTACTGAATCTATGCTGCTTTTTACATTACATTTTCACCTTCATGCTCGCATTATAAACGAAAAGATAAAACAGTGTTTTGTCCATATGATTTACAACAGGTGGAAGGAGCTGCTAACGAAGATGGGAGAACTCCTAGCATTTGGGATGTTTTTGCTCATGCCGGTTTGGTTTCTTTGCTTGATCATAGTTTAACCAACTGAATGGTTTCTTTGCTTGATCATAGTTTCATTGTAGGACACTATGGAGTAGCAGCTGCAGATGTTGCGTGTGACCAATATCACAAATACAAGGTCCCTGATTTTTATCATCTACagtaattattattacatatcTCTCTGTGTGCGTTCCATGTGACAGATGGAAACTTGATATAGTAAATCTCTGTATCGATTGACCAAATCAGGCATTAACATTGCTTGATGTTTGCAGGAAGATGTGAAGCTCATGGCAGACATAGGATTGGAGGCTTATAAATTTTCCATATCATGGTCAAGGCTTTTACCAAGTATGGCTCTCCGCATATTGATTGAGAATTTAATCGAAGCATTCTCAATATGAAAGCTTTAAGCAGTTGGATTTATTTCAGGTGGAAGAGGACCAGTCAATCCCAAGGGGCTACAATACTACAACAATCTTATAGATGAATTGATCACTCATGGTTAAATTTGTACCCTGAGCCTTTCTTATTAGTATAAATGGTACCAAAAGAATCCTTCTTGGATCAGCTTTTAATGATGTATCCTGGTGATTTGGCTAAGCAGGAATTCAGCCACACGTTACATTGCACCACTTTGATCTTCCACAGGCCTTAGAAGATGAATATGGAGGCTGGCTTAGCCAAGAAAGCGTGTATGATTCTTCTCCGTTCTTCTAagttcttctttttgactaGTAATATTAAACTGATTCCATAAATCTTCTTGTAATGATTGTAGGAGAGACTTCACAGCTTATGCAAATACTTGCTTCAAGGAGTTTGGAGATAGAGTGTCACATTGGACTACTATAAATGAGGTCAATGTGTTTGCCCTTGGAGGGTATGACGCCGGTATAACACCGCCTGCTCGATGCTCTCCTCCATTTGGACTTAATTGTTCCAATGGAAACTCTTCCATTGAACCTTACATTGCCGTACACAATATTTTGCTAGCACATGCTTCTGCTACAAACTTATACAAGAAACAGTACAAGGTTCTTCTTCCCTCTTCCTGTCTCTCATATGCATTGCATTGTCTTTAGCTCAGCTAGTATCTCCTCTTCATTCATTACACAGGACAAGCAGCATGGATCAGTAGGCATTAGCGTATACACATACGGTGTTGTCCCTTTAACTAACTCTGTAGAGGATAAGCAGGCAACAGCTAGAGTGAATGACTTCTATATTGGTTGGTAAGTCTAAAGAATCCAATTCAAGGATGTTACTTACATACATGTtctatattttgatttgttgatatTCTTGATTCGGTTATTGTAAGGATTTTACATCCGCTGGTGTTTGGCGATTATCCTGAGACGATGAAGACCAACGTTGGGTCTCGATTGCCAGCTTTTACAAAGGAGGAGTCAGAACAGATTAAGGGCGCGTTCGATTTCGTAGGAGTGATAAATTACATGACAATTTACGTCAAGGACAACTCTTCCTCTCTGAAACCAAATCTCCAGA
Coding sequences within:
- the LOC104738770 gene encoding uncharacterized protein LOC104738770 is translated as MSPKHLELSQSSVESCTLHLLPWRPFQTTAVSKTLDSSTEPPDDTHSTPKRPCLSDRSTAFSIEAFSRLSIADEDSGVKSSYTRGGFRPVERKRRRRGSRSVSGRSSDRSGTLRCCSVNAQVTTCSEFQFAVGGTTDSSGELFCEANWFSDVSEAARNSRRDRDFGEKEGGFGLGFGIGVVESMGNESGYGSEPGYRGDAEIGYGDEFDEEEEDSKPLFWGDTESSKEICAGEKKFSDKKSHYRCRRGRRNDYNKAVYFMTHDISLLHLQPQRFDQNNGASSGEGCRTRVR
- the LOC104738771 gene encoding serine/arginine-rich-splicing factor SR34 isoform X2; translation: MSSRSSRTVYVGNLPGDIREREVEDLFSKYGPVVQIDLKVPPRPPGYAFVEFDDARDAEDAIHGRDGYDFDGHRLRVELAHGGRRSTDDSRGSFNDGGRGGGRGRGDGRGDGGSRGPSRRSEFRVLVTGLPSSASWQDLKDHMRKGGDVCFSQVYRDGRGTTGVVDYTCYEDMKYAVKKLDDTEFRNAFSHGYVRVREYDSRKDSRSPSRGRSYSRSRSRSRSRSRGRSLSRSRSRSRSPKAKSSRRSPGKSTSRSPGPRSKSRSLSPRRSRSRSRSPLPPVQKEASKSPSKPSPAKSPINNTRSPSR
- the LOC104738771 gene encoding serine/arginine-rich-splicing factor SR34 isoform X1; the encoded protein is MSSRSSRTVYVGNLPGDIREREVEDLFSKYGPVVQIDLKVPPRPPGYAFVEFDDARDAEDAIHGRDGYDFDGHRLRVELAHGGRRSTDDSRGSFNDGGRGGGRGRGDGRGDGGSRGPSRRSEFRVLVTGLPSSASWQDLKDHMRKGGDVCFSQVYRDGRGTTGVVDYTCYEDMKYAVKKLDDTEFRNAFSHGYVRVREYDSRKDSRSPSRGRSYSRSRSRSRSRSRGRSLSRSRSRSRSPKAKSSRRSPGKSTSRSPGPRSKSRSLSPRRSRSRSRSPLPPLSVSQVQKEASKSPSKPSPAKSPINNTRSPSR
- the LOC104738772 gene encoding beta-glucosidase 11-like is translated as MNLLNNSLMVLPLLALGFTAVSSLQYSRNDFPPDFVFGSGTSAYQVEGAANEDGRTPSIWDVFAHAGHYGVAAADVACDQYHKYKEDVKLMADIGLEAYKFSISWSRLLPSGRGPVNPKGLQYYNNLIDELITHGIQPHVTLHHFDLPQALEDEYGGWLSQESVRDFTAYANTCFKEFGDRVSHWTTINEVNVFALGGYDAGITPPARCSPPFGLNCSNGNSSIEPYIAVHNILLAHASATNLYKKQYKVLLPSSSSISSSFITQDKQHGSVGISVYTYGVVPLTNSVEDKQATARVNDFYIGWILHPLVFGDYPETMKTNVGSRLPAFTKEESEQIKGAFDFVGVINYMTIYVKDNSSSLKPNLQNFITDLAAELTLFGNTTFEIEHANTPWSLQQILLYIKESYENPPVYILENGQVTRHNSSLEDTTRIKYLSSYIEAVLHSLRKGSNVKGYFQWSLMDVFELFGGYEKSYGLYYVDFKDPNLKRTPKLSAHWYSSFLTGTLHQPSHASS